GTGCTGGCCACCCAGACGTTGCCACTGCGGCCGTTCAAGACGATGGCGGTCACCATAGAAGGGATAGAGGGGGATGCCGGGCGCGGGCTGGCGCCCGGGGTCACGGCCAAAGACATCATTCTGGCGGTGATCGCCCAGATCGGAACCGGCGGCGGGCAGGGCTACGTCATCGAGTACCGCGGCAGCGCCATCGAGGCGCTGTCGATGGAGGCCCGGATGACGATCTGCAACATGAGCATTGAGGCGGGTGCCCGGGCCGGGATGGTTGCTCCCGATGCGACCACCTACGAGTATCTGCGGGGCCGCCCGCATGCTCCACAAGGTGCGGACTGGGATGCCGCCGTGGCCTACTGGGACAGCTTGCGCACCGACCCGGGTGCGGTATTCGACGCCGAGGTCTACTTGGACGCGTCCGCACTGACCCCGTTCGTCACCTGGGGCACCAACCCCGGCCAGGGAGTGCCGTTGGGTGCGGCAGTTCCCGATCCGGAGACGATCGCCGACGAGGGCGAGCGGCGGGCCGCCGAGAAGGCGTTGGCCTACATGGACCTTCGCCCGGGGACGCCGATGCGTGACATCGCGGTCGACACGGTGTTCGTCGGGTCGTGCACCAACGGTCGCATCGAGGATCTGCGCGCGGTGGCCGACGTGCTGCGTGGGCGTCGGGTCTCCGAGGGCGTGCGGATGCTCGTCGTGCCGGGATCGATGCGGGTGCGCAACCAGGCCGAAGCCGAGGGCCTCGCCGAGGTTTTCACCGCTGCGGGCGCCGAATGGCGTCAGCCCGGCTGCTCGATGTGTCTGGGAATGAACCCGGATCAGCTCGCCCCGGGCCAACGATGCGCCTCGACCTCCAACCGTAATTTCGAGGGCCGGCAGGGTAAGGGCGGGCGCACCCACCTGGTCTCTCCGGTCGTGGCCGCCGCCACCGCGGTCCGCGGGACGCTGTCCGCCCCCGCCGACTTGAACTGACCGCCACGGTATTTAAAGGAGTTTAGTCATGGAAGCTTTTCGCACCCACACCGGAATCGGAGTCCCGCTTCGGCGGTCCAATGTCGACACCGACCAGATCATTCCCGCGGTCTATTTGAAGCGCATCACCCGGACGGGATTCGAGGACGGCCTGTTCGCCACCTGGCGATCCGACCCGTCGTTCATCCTGAATCTCAAGCCGTTCGACCAAGGTTCGGTGCTGGTCGCCGGGCCGGACTTCGGTACCGGCTCATCGCGGGAGCATGCGGTGTGGGCACTGCTCGACTACGGCTTCCGGGTGGTGATCTCCTCTCGCTTCGCCGACATCTTCCGCGGCAATGCCGGCAAGGCGGGGTTGCTGGCGGCTCAGGTCGCCCAGGACGACGTGGAACTGCTCTGGAAACTCATCGAACAGAGCCCGGGACTGGAAATCACTGTCAATCTTCAAGATCGGAATATCACGGCCGGAACGGCGGTGGTGGCGTTCACTATTGACGACTACACCGCCTGGCGATTGTCTGAGGGGCTCGACGATATAGGCCTTACGCTGCGGAAACTCGATGAAATCGATTCCTTTGAGGCGACCCGCCCAAGCTGGAAACCGCGGACGGTTCCGACCCCCTGACGGCCCGCGGCGGGGCCTGATTCTGGCCGATTGAACAGTCTCGTCAGCGCCCAAGGGCGGTAACCGGATTGCGAAATTGCCCGATAATCTCATCTGAAATTGCGCGTGGCTCTTGGATATCAGTGCTATCAGGGTTTACCGTGTGCTCTAGTCGGCTCAAGTAGGGCCACTGGTTTCGGAGGGATTGGATGAACAAAGCAGAGCTCATCGAGGTGCTCACAAAGGAATTGGACACCGACCGTCGGTCGGCGACAGAAGCCGTGGAGCACTTCGTCAATGCCATTGTGCGCGCCGTCCACAAGGGTGAGAGCGTCACCATCACCGGGTTCGGCGTGTTCGAGCGCCGTCGTCGCGCCGCGCGCGTGGCCCGCAATCCCCGCACCGGTGAGACGGTCAAGGTGAAGCCGACATCTGTCCCCGCATTCCGTCCGGGCGCACAGTTCAAGGCGATTGTTTCTGGCGCGCAGCGCGTCCCGTCCGAGGGGCTCGCCGTCAAGCGTGGTGCCGGTGCCGGTACCACTGCGGCGAAGAAGGCGGCGAAGAAGTCGCCGGCCAAGAAGGCCACCAAGGCCGCCGCTAAGAAGACTGCGGCCAAGGCTCCGGCGCGCAAGGCCGCCAAGGCCGCGCCGAAGAAGGCCACCAAGGCGACCAAGGCGACCAAGGCCACCAAGGCCGCAGTCAAGAAGGCGCCGGCGAAGAAGGTCACCGCCAAGAAGACGGCCGCCAAGAAGGCTCCGGCCAAGAAGGTGACCGCCAAGAAGACGGCGGCCAAGAAGGCTCCGGTCCGCAAGGCCGCAACCAAGGCTCCGGCCAAGAAGGCCACCGCCAAGAAGACGGCGGCCAAGAAGGCTCCGGCCAAGAAGGCCACCAAGGCCACCGCACGAAAAGGCCGTAAGTAACCACGAATAGCCGGGCGCCGCGGGGAACCCCCGCGGCGCCCGGTCGTTCACACCAGGGCGTGCGTAGCCAGCGGACTGCCGAGGTGGTCTGCCGCGATCAACCGGCCGCCCGACAGTGACAGCACCCAGGTACTGCCCTTGCGGTTGCGGGACTTGTCCGGGGTGACGCCGTCGCGGGCACACCACCAGGAGATCAGGTCGGGAATCACCTTGCCCTGCGTGCAGATGACCGGTGCGCCGCCTGACCGGGCGATCTCCAGCACCCGGCGGCGGGCCTTCTTCGGCGAGCGGGCGTACGCCTCCTCGGTCAGCGTCGGCTCGTTGTGCACGGGCACGCCGAGTTCGGCGGCCAGCGGTTCGACGGTCTGGTGACAGCGCACCCGAT
This is a stretch of genomic DNA from Mycolicibacter terrae. It encodes these proteins:
- the leuC gene encoding 3-isopropylmalate dehydratase large subunit encodes the protein MVMTQQPRTLAEKIWADHVVVSGGGTEPDLIYIDLHLVHEVTSPQAFEGLRLAGREVRRPDLTIATEDHNVPTVDIDKPIADPVSRTQVETLRHNCAEFGIRLHPMGDIDQGIVHIIGPQLGLTQPGTTVVCGDSHTSTHGAFGALAMGIGTSEVEHVLATQTLPLRPFKTMAVTIEGIEGDAGRGLAPGVTAKDIILAVIAQIGTGGGQGYVIEYRGSAIEALSMEARMTICNMSIEAGARAGMVAPDATTYEYLRGRPHAPQGADWDAAVAYWDSLRTDPGAVFDAEVYLDASALTPFVTWGTNPGQGVPLGAAVPDPETIADEGERRAAEKALAYMDLRPGTPMRDIAVDTVFVGSCTNGRIEDLRAVADVLRGRRVSEGVRMLVVPGSMRVRNQAEAEGLAEVFTAAGAEWRQPGCSMCLGMNPDQLAPGQRCASTSNRNFEGRQGKGGRTHLVSPVVAAATAVRGTLSAPADLN
- a CDS encoding HU family DNA-binding protein; translation: MNKAELIEVLTKELDTDRRSATEAVEHFVNAIVRAVHKGESVTITGFGVFERRRRAARVARNPRTGETVKVKPTSVPAFRPGAQFKAIVSGAQRVPSEGLAVKRGAGAGTTAAKKAAKKSPAKKATKAAAKKTAAKAPARKAAKAAPKKATKATKATKATKAAVKKAPAKKVTAKKTAAKKAPAKKVTAKKTAAKKAPVRKAATKAPAKKATAKKTAAKKAPAKKATKATARKGRK
- the leuD gene encoding 3-isopropylmalate dehydratase small subunit, producing the protein MEAFRTHTGIGVPLRRSNVDTDQIIPAVYLKRITRTGFEDGLFATWRSDPSFILNLKPFDQGSVLVAGPDFGTGSSREHAVWALLDYGFRVVISSRFADIFRGNAGKAGLLAAQVAQDDVELLWKLIEQSPGLEITVNLQDRNITAGTAVVAFTIDDYTAWRLSEGLDDIGLTLRKLDEIDSFEATRPSWKPRTVPTP